The genomic region TCTTGTTCGGGACTTAAAAGCATATCGATCCCTTTTTCAAGTGCGGATGGTGAGTCGTATTGGAATGAAATAACATTGCGCTCTTTGTTATAAGGGGAATGGAATGCTTGGATGAGAAGGTTTTTTTCGATATTGCTTGATTCTTTGAGCGTTTTGTAGTTACGGAAAGGTTTGAGGCGATCCGTATCAAAAAAAGGAAGGTGATCGACAAACCGATAAATGGAAGGGAATGTGGTTTCAAATTCCCCTCCAGATATTTTGACTTGCGATACTTCGGACAACTCTTGCGGCGTATGTCTGTAGGAACCGATGAAAATAATCTCTTTATCTTTAACTTCGTCTATCTTGTCTGTGACATTTAGACGATACAATGGGTATTCAATCTCTTTTCCAAGGAAAAATCCAAGTTTCAAAGCGGCTTTGAGATTCGATGAGGAAAAATTGTCCATCACAATGGCACTATTCAAGCCGTCTGGATGGATAGAAAAGGGATAGGCTGCATAGAGAAAATAGCGGATGTAAGGCATTTCCAGCCAATGGGGAGCATCAGGTAGCTCAATGTAAGAAGTATCGAGGATGGTAGTCTGGAGATTTTCGAGATTGTAAAGTTCACAAAACCCTTTTTTGAATGGAATCATTGCTGGTTGTATCGCGAGTTTGTTTTTTCCTCCAGCAATTAGGTAAGCTGGAAAGTTATCTGACTTTTTAAAATTGAAGAACTTAGTGATACTAACCTCTTTAGATAGCTTTTCATCAAATGGTAGCTGAGTGGCAAATTTATTATTGACCAATATGTTTAAAACCGAATCGAATCGGACTTTGGAAGGATATATCCCATTAAGCCCAAGGATGATTTTTTGTTTGTCGTCAAAAAAGAAATCGGGATACATTTTAAAATCAATTTCCATCGGCGATGGGTACATATATTTGAATGTAGTTGTTTTGTGTCCAAGTTCGCGGAGTGTAATCCGTTGTCCAGTCGGCAGATAGTTGGGAGCAGTATACGGTGAAGAAGGTTCTGGAAGTGTTATAGAATTAACCTGAATACCAAAACTTTTATGGAGGGTAAAGTTGTAGGAAGCAAAAGCGTATACTGAATCAAGGAGATCCTGAGAACTATCTGATGTAAGGCATATGATACCATATCCTGGATTGGCTGGATTATTGAAGAAAAGGATTGAGTTACGTTGAATTTTAGCCTGAAACGCAACAGCTTGTTCAGGTGAAAAAGAAGCTTTTAACAGCTGCATGAGTTCTTGTCTTGGAGCAATGACGATGGCGTCACCATCTTTTGGAATTGTAGAGGCGATCTGAACATCGACATCCCGATATTTGAGTTTTTTTCCGATGACACTTGCGGCGATAACTGCTGATGTTACGAGCTTGCTATCTCTTTTTGGAGGTAGTACAAACGTCATTTTTTGGCGGGTGATATTTTTGGAATCGATGAGAAAACGGTCAATCGAACTCAAAGACCATGGAAGTGATCTGGGTAATACGGTCAGTTCGATATAACTTTTACGGGTATCGATTTTGGTCCACAATTCCGGTGCCGTTTCATCTTCGCAGTGATCGATCGTATAATGCTGATAGCTATTGATCGTGATATTATTGAATGGTTCGAACTGGTCAACCGGAAGAGGAGTTTCTAGGGAAGTTGCCTCTCCGCGTTGAGATGCATTAATCCATTTTTGAATGATAGGCTTGTTGTTGATAGAAACTATAAGGGTTGAACGTTCCGGTATGATTGCCAATGAGGGCATGTAGTGAAGTTTGAGATTGGCAGACAACAGAACCCAGCGGGATGCGATAGGAAGATTGAACGTATATTGGGCACGTGCACTTTGCAGTGTTGCCTGATTGACATTTTGTGCTTCATAGTTCAACGGAATTCGCAGAGTTTGTGTTCCATCGTTATTCGATTGAAGTATGATATCGCTTATGGCGAAGAGTTGGCTCATCAGTAAAAATAAAATCAAGATAAAGAAACGCATTAGACTCCTTTTGTCCGAAGAAACGGGATAAATGAATAAATTTTTTGCATGAGTTGTATCCTTGTATGATTAAAAATAACCATAAGTTTTAGCTCATGGCGTATACGGCGAAGCAATGAGAGAAACGCTCCGGCTGGAGTTGGATGGACTTCGAGTTTTTCATATTCGATCCACTTTGTATTTTGTCCAAAAATAATTCCCAATAATACACGTCGCAGGTTGAAATCGCTTTCTGCTTTGTTAAATCGGAAAATTGCGCTATTTTTGAAAGTGTGCAGGTATTTGCCCTGAATGAATACATTGCGACCATTTTCTTCTTGGATCAGCAGTGAACAGTGGCTATCGGTTTTGAGCTTTTCAATAACTACACGGAGCACCTGGTCTTCAAATGTGATGGCAATTCCCCCCATCGAAATATCCGAAATTATGCCGTAAAATGTTTCGAAGCCAATATTTAGAATAACGGTTTCATTCGATGGGATACGTGCGTAACGGCGTAACTGCCGTTTTTCATAAACAATGACAAGTGCTGAGAGGATGAGAAACAGGTTGAATATATTCCATATCATAGTTATGATTGTTACCGAAATGAGTTCTGGATCGGTAATGAGACGATAGATTCCCATCGCAAATCCAAGAAGAATCAACGTAAAGATGATCACAAAAGGGGTATAGAGCTGGCTGATAAAATCCTCTTCAGCATTTTCTCCTTTGGGTGTCACAGCAAATTCTGGTGCGCGTGGATTCATGAAAACGGAAAAAATTGCGGGAAGGGTAAATAGTGAAAGCGCCGTTTCATATACTTCGGAATAAAAATTCCATCTCACTTCTTTATACAAATAATAGGAAGTAAGAATCGAAAGGATCAGATGCGGAATAGGATAGACTAGGATTTCTATCGGTGTCGCGTGATAGATACGAAGTCCGAAAAGAAGATATGCCAACGGTGCAACCAAGTAAACAACACGGGCGTAAGAGAAAAACCAGAAAAAGCTGGCGCTGAAATAACTTAATTTCTGATGCAGTTTGAGAGGCTTGAAAAGAGGGTTGCTGAGTAAAAATATTTGTACCATACCTTGAGACCAGCGAACTCTCTGCAGCACAAGAGCACTGAAGGTTTCAGGTTGTAAGCCGCGGATCATCGGAATGGCGATATAAGCACTTTTGTAGCCCATGGCATGAAGTTTCAAGGCAGTTTCTGCATCTTCGGTAATCGTTTCCCCTGCAATTCCTCCCGCAAGGTCGAGATGACTGCGTCGAAGAAGGGCAGCTGAACCACAAAAAAAGGAACTTTCCCAAAAATCATGACCTTTTTGAATGTGGTAATAAAACATTTCATTTTCGGACGGTGCGTTTCGGAAAATTCCCATATTTTTTTCAATAGGATCGGGGTTGTAAAAAGCGTGAGGTGTTTGTACAAGGAATATTTGGGAATCGTTTAAAAATTCACCAACGGTGTTTTTGAGAAAATTCTGGGTTGGGATATGGTCGCAATCAAGAATTAAGATCAATTCGCCGTCGA from Sulfuricurvum sp. harbors:
- a CDS encoding cellulose biosynthesis cyclic di-GMP-binding regulatory protein BcsB, which produces MRFFILILFLLMSQLFAISDIILQSNNDGTQTLRIPLNYEAQNVNQATLQSARAQYTFNLPIASRWVLLSANLKLHYMPSLAIIPERSTLIVSINNKPIIQKWINASQRGEATSLETPLPVDQFEPFNNITINSYQHYTIDHCEDETAPELWTKIDTRKSYIELTVLPRSLPWSLSSIDRFLIDSKNITRQKMTFVLPPKRDSKLVTSAVIAASVIGKKLKYRDVDVQIASTIPKDGDAIVIAPRQELMQLLKASFSPEQAVAFQAKIQRNSILFFNNPANPGYGIICLTSDSSQDLLDSVYAFASYNFTLHKSFGIQVNSITLPEPSSPYTAPNYLPTGQRITLRELGHKTTTFKYMYPSPMEIDFKMYPDFFFDDKQKIILGLNGIYPSKVRFDSVLNILVNNKFATQLPFDEKLSKEVSITKFFNFKKSDNFPAYLIAGGKNKLAIQPAMIPFKKGFCELYNLENLQTTILDTSYIELPDAPHWLEMPYIRYFLYAAYPFSIHPDGLNSAIVMDNFSSSNLKAALKLGFFLGKEIEYPLYRLNVTDKIDEVKDKEIIFIGSYRHTPQELSEVSQVKISGGEFETTFPSIYRFVDHLPFFDTDRLKPFRNYKTLKESSNIEKNLLIQAFHSPYNKERNVISFQYDSPSALEKGIDMLLSPEQEIGWNSDTLIVNTTLETIHSFELADKYFLGSLSLIDQMRFYLTENALFFGIMTVILLLLMVYVIRRLLNHFKKTHHPNV
- the bcsA gene encoding UDP-forming cellulose synthase catalytic subunit, producing MIVKHPLVVSIFFFSTLIFFVSSHFNNSAQGFVAYGAVSLYLFALFFNFADKIRLLLLLISLFVSWRYIFWRITGTILYTGFLDYIGTLLLLIAELYGIIISSLGIFTSLHLLERKPIDIQNVPIDELPSVDVLIPTYNEDFDIVVDTVLAASMMVYPQHKLRVCILDDGGSDQKINDSDPDKRAVAIERRKRFQEFCTKNEFTYITRAKNLNAKAGNINSALQQLDGELILILDCDHIPTQNFLKNTVGEFLNDSQIFLVQTPHAFYNPDPIEKNMGIFRNAPSENEMFYYHIQKGHDFWESSFFCGSAALLRRSHLDLAGGIAGETITEDAETALKLHAMGYKSAYIAIPMIRGLQPETFSALVLQRVRWSQGMVQIFLLSNPLFKPLKLHQKLSYFSASFFWFFSYARVVYLVAPLAYLLFGLRIYHATPIEILVYPIPHLILSILTSYYLYKEVRWNFYSEVYETALSLFTLPAIFSVFMNPRAPEFAVTPKGENAEEDFISQLYTPFVIIFTLILLGFAMGIYRLITDPELISVTIITMIWNIFNLFLILSALVIVYEKRQLRRYARIPSNETVILNIGFETFYGIISDISMGGIAITFEDQVLRVVIEKLKTDSHCSLLIQEENGRNVFIQGKYLHTFKNSAIFRFNKAESDFNLRRVLLGIIFGQNTKWIEYEKLEVHPTPAGAFLSLLRRIRHELKLMVIFNHTRIQLMQKIYSFIPFLRTKGV